A section of the Prevotella melaninogenica genome encodes:
- a CDS encoding CfxA family broad-spectrum class A beta-lactamase — protein MEKNRKKQIVVLSIALVCIFILVFSLFHKSATKDSANPPLTNVLTDSISQIVSACPGEIGVAVIVNNRDTVKVNNKSVYPMMSVFKVHQALALCNDFDNKGISLDTLVNINRDKLDPKTWSPMLKDYSGPVISLTVRDLLRYTLTQSDNNASNLMFKDMVNVAQTDSFIATLIPRSSFQIAYTEEEMSADHNKAYSNYTSPLGAAMLMNRLFTEGLIDDEKQSFIKNTLKECKTGVDRIAAPLLDKEGVVIAHKTGSGYVNENGVLAAHNDVAYICLPNNISYTLAVFVKDFKGNESQASQYVAHISAVVYSLLMQTSVKS, from the coding sequence ATGGAAAAAAACAGAAAAAAACAAATCGTAGTTTTGAGTATAGCTTTAGTTTGCATTTTCATCTTGGTATTTTCATTGTTCCATAAATCAGCGACAAAAGATAGCGCAAATCCTCCTTTAACAAATGTTTTGACTGATAGCATTTCTCAAATTGTCTCAGCTTGTCCTGGCGAAATTGGTGTGGCGGTTATTGTTAATAACAGAGATACGGTTAAGGTCAATAATAAGAGTGTTTATCCTATGATGAGTGTGTTTAAGGTTCATCAGGCATTAGCTCTTTGTAATGACTTTGACAATAAAGGAATTTCACTTGATACCTTAGTAAATATAAATAGGGATAAACTTGACCCAAAGACTTGGAGTCCTATGCTGAAAGATTATTCAGGGCCAGTCATATCATTGACAGTGAGAGATTTGCTGCGTTATACTCTTACTCAGAGTGACAACAATGCAAGCAACCTTATGTTTAAGGATATGGTTAATGTCGCTCAAACAGATAGTTTTATAGCCACACTCATTCCTCGTTCAAGTTTTCAGATAGCTTATACGGAAGAGGAAATGTCGGCTGACCATAACAAGGCTTACTCTAACTATACATCTCCTCTTGGTGCTGCAATGTTGATGAATCGTTTGTTTACTGAAGGTCTTATCGATGATGAGAAACAAAGTTTCATTAAGAATACGTTAAAAGAATGCAAAACAGGTGTAGATAGGATAGCAGCTCCACTTCTTGATAAAGAAGGGGTTGTTATAGCGCATAAGACAGGTTCAGGTTATGTTAATGAAAATGGTGTTCTTGCAGCTCACAATGATGTTGCCTATATATGTCTGCCTAATAATATCAGTTATACCTTAGCGGTATTTGTTAAGGATTTCAAGGGAAATGAATCACAAGCGTCACAATATGTTGCGCATATATCAGCTGTAGTATATTCTTTATTAATGCAAACTTCAGTAAAATCTTAA
- a CDS encoding DUF6371 domain-containing protein produces MGNYSLQKYKGTATRHTCPKCGDRHSFVYYVDENNVPLHPSVGRCNHESGCGYHYTPKEYFQEHPEHRTTNDFSFDRQRAEQKKVKQQSKPTAIGYIPPHYVEKSQSERSNFFRFLFTLLTSYYGDKAKEVLKRLLEEYRLGATRDGSVIFWQIDRTGKVRTGKVMQYNPEDGHRIKGGQTSAVNWIHSILKKQRVLAEDWQLSQCLFGEHLLKTHPDKVVVLVESEKSAVIGSAIFPDYVWLATGGKSQMREEKLRVLSGRTVLLFPDADAYAEWKQRAESMYFCKVVVSDIIERNATPKQKEAHIDIADWIIFQIREGKVMSTANHLVEAERILQRMIEKNPVLQKLIDDLDLVLVGASPIGNDDEKPP; encoded by the coding sequence ATGGGCAATTATTCATTACAGAAGTATAAAGGAACGGCAACACGGCATACCTGCCCCAAATGCGGAGACAGGCATTCTTTCGTCTATTACGTGGACGAAAATAATGTGCCGTTGCATCCATCGGTCGGCAGATGTAACCACGAAAGCGGTTGTGGGTATCACTACACTCCGAAAGAGTATTTTCAAGAGCATCCTGAACACAGAACTACCAATGATTTCTCTTTTGACAGGCAAAGAGCAGAGCAGAAGAAAGTGAAGCAGCAAAGTAAGCCGACAGCCATCGGCTATATTCCCCCTCACTATGTGGAGAAGTCGCAAAGCGAGCGTAGCAATTTCTTCCGTTTCCTCTTCACACTCCTTACTTCCTACTATGGCGACAAGGCGAAAGAGGTGTTGAAGCGGTTGTTGGAGGAATACCGTTTGGGGGCTACCCGTGACGGCTCTGTTATCTTTTGGCAGATAGACAGGACGGGCAAGGTACGCACGGGAAAGGTGATGCAGTACAATCCCGAAGACGGACACCGTATCAAGGGAGGACAGACATCGGCAGTGAACTGGATACACAGCATATTGAAAAAGCAGCGTGTGTTGGCAGAGGATTGGCAACTATCCCAATGCCTTTTCGGGGAACACTTGTTGAAAACGCATCCCGACAAGGTGGTGGTCTTGGTGGAATCCGAGAAGAGTGCCGTTATCGGTTCTGCTATCTTCCCCGATTATGTATGGCTGGCTACGGGTGGTAAGAGTCAGATGAGAGAAGAGAAACTCCGTGTACTGTCAGGGCGAACCGTGCTTCTCTTTCCCGATGCCGATGCTTATGCCGAGTGGAAACAGCGAGCCGAGAGCATGTACTTTTGTAAGGTGGTGGTTTCGGACATCATCGAAAGGAATGCCACCCCGAAACAAAAAGAAGCCCATATCGACATAGCCGATTGGATTATCTTTCAGATACGGGAGGGCAAGGTGATGAGTACAGCCAACCACTTGGTCGAGGCTGAGAGAATCCTCCAGCGGATGATAGAGAAGAATCCCGTCCTGCAAAAACTGATAGACGATTTAGACCTTGTGCTGGTCGGTGCATCTCCAATCGGCAACGATGATGAAAAACCTCCCTGA
- a CDS encoding AAA family ATPase translates to MEEDKNYINLIRGDLTKASQAHNGMPDSVGMMNIKTANQTILEASLLPTPRALWDSFWYEGELSCLFADSNVGKSILAVQIADRIARTDNVLYLDFELSEKQFQLRYTNEHGELYTFPDKLYRVSIDCNQLLDANFEEAIIGGIEQMAVQTDCKIFIIDNLTYLCCAMEKGDAAGRLMIQLNNLKKRYALSILVLAHTPKRSLDCPITSNDLAGSKRLYNFFDSVFTIGKSAQDGGLRYVKQLKVRYGTFSHDADNVIVYEIDKVDAFLQFVFRGYSTEKEHLKKLGDNESSQRDCQILQLSQSGKSVREIASQVNCGKSTVNRIIQRSKESKNAGVPSVPLSQPLECGTMGQDGTADNQPSKTD, encoded by the coding sequence ATGGAAGAGGATAAGAACTATATCAACCTGATACGTGGCGACCTCACAAAAGCATCCCAAGCGCATAACGGTATGCCCGACAGTGTAGGCATGATGAATATCAAGACGGCAAACCAAACCATTCTTGAAGCATCGTTATTGCCTACGCCCCGTGCGCTGTGGGACAGCTTTTGGTACGAGGGGGAACTCTCCTGCTTGTTTGCCGATTCCAACGTGGGCAAGTCCATCCTTGCCGTGCAGATAGCCGACCGCATCGCCCGAACCGACAATGTGCTGTATCTGGACTTTGAACTGTCCGAAAAGCAGTTCCAGCTCCGCTATACCAACGAGCATGGAGAGCTCTACACCTTTCCCGACAAACTCTATCGGGTGTCTATTGACTGCAACCAGCTTTTGGATGCCAACTTTGAGGAAGCTATCATAGGCGGCATTGAACAGATGGCTGTGCAGACCGACTGCAAGATTTTCATCATTGACAATCTTACCTACCTGTGTTGCGCCATGGAGAAAGGCGATGCCGCAGGACGGCTGATGATTCAGCTGAACAATCTCAAAAAGAGATATGCGCTCTCTATCCTTGTCCTAGCACATACGCCCAAACGCTCTTTGGATTGTCCCATCACATCCAACGACCTTGCCGGAAGCAAACGGCTCTACAATTTCTTTGACAGCGTGTTCACCATTGGAAAAAGTGCCCAAGACGGAGGGCTTCGCTATGTGAAGCAGCTTAAAGTGCGCTATGGCACGTTCTCTCATGATGCGGATAATGTAATCGTTTACGAGATTGACAAGGTGGATGCTTTCTTGCAGTTCGTGTTCAGGGGCTATTCCACGGAAAAGGAACACTTGAAAAAATTGGGCGACAATGAATCAAGCCAAAGGGATTGCCAAATTCTGCAACTCTCCCAATCGGGCAAGTCCGTCAGGGAGATAGCCTCACAGGTGAATTGTGGCAAGTCCACCGTAAACCGTATCATCCAGCGCAGCAAAGAGAGTAAAAACGCAGGTGTCCCAAGTGTCCCACTGTCCCAACCCTTAGAGTGTGGGACAATGGGACAGGATGGGACAGCCGACAATCAACCATCAAAAACGGACTAA
- a CDS encoding excisionase family DNA-binding protein: MEKSILTFNDLPEVVAQLRDEVMSLKSLLAEQRSVNNAKTVDTHVPMSVDEAAEYLGIPKGTLYMKLSEGTIPATKPGKRYCLYRDELDKWLETARKNPIPLSDEELNKSLSSSHRRKPNPRNW; encoded by the coding sequence ATGGAAAAATCAATTCTTACCTTCAACGACCTCCCCGAGGTTGTCGCTCAGCTTCGAGACGAAGTGATGAGCCTGAAAAGCCTGCTCGCCGAGCAGCGCAGTGTGAACAATGCCAAAACGGTGGACACCCACGTGCCCATGTCTGTGGACGAGGCAGCAGAGTATTTAGGTATCCCTAAGGGTACGCTCTACATGAAACTGTCAGAAGGGACAATCCCTGCCACCAAGCCCGGCAAACGCTATTGCCTTTACCGTGACGAACTGGACAAGTGGCTGGAAACCGCCCGAAAGAATCCCATACCGTTGTCAGACGAGGAACTGAACAAGTCCTTATCCTCTTCCCACCGTCGCAAGCCCAACCCACGTAACTGGTGA
- the tnpC gene encoding transposon Tn4555 protein TnpC, which translates to MESSIKDKYIILGFVGFAIVLISSIATLVIADSFNQDNFVRWIVFVCCNLLGWLLYLSFQTLIFDTYEIYKIKFGKKETIAEAIEVQEELSQNTLEEATSVPGPTSVPEPVPESSPTKEETLIQTQPIELTIAPDLHEKNRANYASREQREKEERIRMVMEYCHYYLPRIADQETVNHICTEVDKWMNLNTYTPKPIQRPFTKDINNIPLRHFVWNISERFLYKRYYNGDNRAKFIKALFPKSFADTDLSTIKNFKVEPLKTEIPIDEPENGKLDFHYPEDYVRN; encoded by the coding sequence ATGGAATCATCAATCAAGGACAAATACATCATCTTGGGCTTTGTCGGCTTCGCCATCGTCCTAATATCTTCCATTGCCACGCTGGTAATAGCGGACAGCTTCAACCAAGACAACTTTGTCAGGTGGATAGTATTCGTATGCTGTAACCTGTTGGGATGGTTGCTCTATCTCTCCTTTCAGACACTTATCTTTGATACATACGAAATCTACAAAATCAAGTTCGGCAAGAAAGAAACGATTGCCGAAGCCATAGAGGTGCAGGAAGAACTGTCACAAAATACACTTGAAGAAGCCACATCTGTGCCTGGACCTACATCAGTCCCTGAGCCTGTACCCGAATCATCCCCGACAAAAGAAGAGACACTTATCCAAACACAACCGATAGAGCTTACTATCGCCCCGGATCTTCACGAAAAGAACCGTGCCAATTACGCAAGCAGAGAGCAACGGGAAAAGGAAGAGCGCATCCGCATGGTCATGGAGTATTGCCATTATTACCTGCCTCGCATTGCCGACCAAGAAACCGTGAACCACATCTGTACTGAGGTGGACAAATGGATGAATCTTAACACTTATACCCCGAAGCCCATACAAAGACCGTTTACCAAAGACATCAACAACATTCCACTCCGTCACTTCGTATGGAATATCTCTGAGCGTTTCCTGTACAAGAGATACTACAATGGGGATAACCGTGCCAAGTTCATCAAAGCCCTTTTCCCGAAATCGTTTGCTGATACAGACTTATCAACCATCAAGAATTTCAAGGTAGAGCCGTTAAAGACGGAAATTCCCATTGATGAACCCGAAAACGGCAAACTTGATTTCCACTATCCCGAGGATTATGTGCGGAATTAG